The proteins below come from a single Chryseobacterium bernardetii genomic window:
- a CDS encoding OmpH family outer membrane protein, which translates to MKLIKLFFIAAGLTLTANTVNAQQKIGSVNTADIFENMAEVKSAGDAVDNLTKSKQTEIDKVISEYQTKLTAAQEKEKTLTTANKDAVTKELVAAQTELDNLGKKIEDARAQAAKEISNKQNELFTPIQQKVKDAIYAVSKEKGLNYVFDISARGSNLIYTEGGEDITEVVKAKLGATAKPAAGKTKK; encoded by the coding sequence ATGAAACTAATTAAATTATTTTTTATTGCAGCAGGATTAACTTTAACTGCTAATACTGTAAATGCACAACAGAAAATTGGAAGTGTAAACACCGCAGATATTTTTGAAAATATGGCTGAAGTGAAATCAGCTGGGGATGCTGTTGATAACCTTACTAAATCTAAACAGACCGAAATTGATAAAGTTATCAGTGAATATCAGACCAAATTGACAGCAGCACAGGAAAAGGAAAAGACATTAACTACTGCTAATAAAGATGCTGTAACTAAAGAATTGGTTGCTGCACAGACAGAATTAGATAATCTGGGTAAAAAAATAGAAGACGCAAGAGCACAGGCTGCTAAGGAAATTTCTAATAAGCAAAATGAATTGTTTACTCCAATACAGCAAAAAGTAAAGGATGCTATTTATGCAGTATCTAAAGAAAAAGGTCTGAATTATGTATTCGATATTTCAGCGAGAGGCTCAAATCTTATCTATACTGAAGGAGGGGAGGATATTACTGAAGTGGTAAAAGCAAAACTGGGAGCTACTGCTAAACCGGCAGCAGGAAAAACTAAAAAATAA
- the aceA gene encoding isocitrate lyase: MKTRQEQIQALEQDWLTNPRWNGVKRPYTAEEVLKLRGSYKIDYTIATEMSKKFWEKLNAQDYVAGLGALTGNQAVQEVDAGLEAIYLSGWQVAADANLSGEMYPDQSLYPANSVPSVVKKINNALLRADQVQSVSGAGDKEYLVPIIADAEAGFGGNLNAFELMKQMIEAGAAAVHFEDQLSSAKKCGHLGGKVLVPTQEAVNKLIAARLAADVLGVPSIIIARTDADAADLLTSDIDDRDKKFVTGERTSEGFYVVKNGVEQGIDRGLSYAPYADLIWMETSNPDLEQAKRFADGIHAQFPGKMLAYNCSPSFNWAAKLSVEEMSSFREELAKMGYKFQFITLAGFHALNTAMFELALAYKERGMAGYSELQEREFALQQKGFRAVKHQSFVGTGYFDEVQNIVTNGSSATVAMKDSTETAQFH; this comes from the coding sequence ATGAAAACAAGACAAGAACAAATCCAGGCTTTAGAGCAAGATTGGCTGACAAATCCACGCTGGAATGGCGTAAAAAGACCTTATACAGCAGAAGAAGTGTTGAAACTTCGCGGTTCTTATAAAATTGACTATACTATTGCGACAGAAATGTCTAAGAAATTCTGGGAAAAATTAAATGCCCAGGATTATGTGGCGGGACTTGGTGCTTTAACAGGTAATCAAGCCGTGCAGGAGGTAGATGCAGGTTTAGAAGCAATCTATCTTTCAGGATGGCAGGTAGCAGCAGATGCCAACTTATCTGGAGAAATGTATCCGGATCAGTCTTTGTACCCTGCGAATTCAGTGCCTTCTGTAGTGAAAAAAATTAATAATGCTTTATTAAGGGCAGATCAGGTTCAGTCTGTAAGCGGAGCCGGCGATAAAGAATATCTTGTTCCTATTATTGCAGATGCTGAAGCAGGTTTTGGAGGAAATCTGAATGCATTTGAACTGATGAAGCAGATGATAGAAGCTGGTGCTGCTGCTGTACACTTTGAAGATCAGCTTTCTTCAGCTAAAAAGTGCGGACATTTAGGAGGAAAAGTATTAGTGCCTACCCAGGAGGCTGTCAATAAATTGATTGCAGCTCGTTTGGCAGCAGATGTATTGGGTGTTCCAAGTATTATTATTGCAAGAACAGATGCTGATGCAGCAGATTTATTAACTTCGGATATTGATGACAGAGATAAAAAATTTGTAACAGGAGAAAGAACTTCTGAAGGGTTTTATGTAGTTAAAAATGGTGTGGAGCAGGGAATAGACAGAGGATTGTCTTATGCACCCTATGCGGATCTGATCTGGATGGAAACTTCAAACCCGGATCTTGAACAGGCTAAAAGATTTGCTGATGGAATTCATGCACAGTTTCCTGGGAAAATGCTTGCTTATAACTGTTCACCTTCTTTCAACTGGGCAGCTAAATTAAGTGTGGAAGAAATGTCTTCTTTCCGAGAAGAACTGGCAAAAATGGGATATAAATTCCAGTTTATTACTCTGGCAGGATTCCACGCTCTGAATACAGCAATGTTTGAGCTGGCCTTGGCCTATAAAGAAAGAGGTATGGCCGGATATTCAGAACTTCAGGAACGTGAATTTGCTTTACAGCAAAAAGGATTCAGAGCAGTAAAACATCAGTCTTTTGTAGGAACAGGATACTTTGATGAGGTTCAGAATATTGTTACCAACGGATCTTCTGCTACTGTAGCAATGAAAGACTCTACAGAAACGGCACAGTTTCATTAA
- the aceB gene encoding malate synthase A, translating to METKTQLKITAQKQFEEIFTPDLIDFLVALHQNFNNKRLELLEERKKTQKEFDQGNLPKFLEETEEIRNGNWVCAPLPEDLLDRRVEITGPVDRKMIINALNSGALTFMADFEDSSSPTWQNCMEGQINLSDAINRTIDFVNEEGKAYKLNEKTAVLLVRPRGLHLPEKHIKINGEEASGSLTDFGIYFFRNAKKLLEKGSGPYFYLPKLEHYKEARWWNEVFTFAQEYLGIPQGTVKATVLIETITASFQIDEILYELKEHSSGLNCGRWDYIFSYIKKFRNLPEFIVPDRDQVTMTSPFMSAYSKRVIEGCHKRNVHAMGGMAAQIPVKNDDEANNTAFEKVRSDKEREVKNGHDGTWVAHPALVSVAKDIFDQHMPSKNQIDKKFEYNIEESDLLEIPKGDITEKGVRKNINVGILYLESWLMGTGAAAIYNLMEDAATAEISRTQIWQWLKNEAVLSDDRTLTRNMVLQWESEEMENIEKYVGEARFKNGKFNLAKELFNELIFSEKFEEFLTLKAYPFI from the coding sequence ATGGAAACCAAGACTCAATTAAAAATTACAGCTCAGAAGCAGTTTGAAGAAATTTTCACTCCTGATTTGATAGATTTCCTTGTAGCGCTTCATCAGAATTTTAACAATAAAAGACTGGAACTTTTAGAAGAACGGAAAAAAACTCAGAAAGAATTTGACCAGGGAAATCTCCCAAAATTTCTTGAGGAGACAGAAGAAATCAGAAATGGAAATTGGGTATGTGCACCATTGCCGGAAGACTTACTGGACAGAAGAGTGGAAATTACAGGCCCGGTTGACCGTAAAATGATTATCAATGCTCTCAATTCAGGAGCTCTTACCTTCATGGCAGATTTTGAAGATAGCAGCTCACCAACCTGGCAAAACTGTATGGAGGGACAAATTAATCTTTCCGATGCAATTAACAGGACTATTGATTTTGTTAATGAAGAAGGGAAGGCATACAAGCTTAATGAAAAGACAGCTGTTTTATTGGTCCGCCCAAGAGGATTACATCTTCCTGAAAAACATATTAAGATTAATGGCGAAGAAGCATCAGGATCTTTGACTGATTTTGGAATTTATTTTTTCAGGAATGCAAAAAAGCTGTTGGAAAAGGGAAGTGGTCCATACTTCTATCTTCCAAAATTAGAACATTATAAAGAAGCAAGATGGTGGAATGAAGTATTTACCTTTGCTCAGGAATATCTGGGAATTCCACAGGGAACTGTTAAAGCAACTGTTTTAATAGAAACGATTACAGCCTCATTTCAGATTGATGAAATTTTATATGAATTAAAAGAGCATAGCTCCGGCCTGAACTGCGGAAGATGGGATTATATCTTTTCATATATCAAAAAATTCAGGAACCTTCCGGAATTTATCGTACCGGATAGAGATCAGGTAACTATGACTTCGCCCTTTATGAGCGCCTATTCAAAAAGAGTAATTGAAGGCTGTCATAAGAGAAATGTTCATGCTATGGGAGGAATGGCAGCTCAGATTCCTGTAAAAAATGATGATGAAGCCAATAATACCGCTTTTGAAAAAGTGAGAAGTGATAAAGAAAGAGAGGTGAAAAATGGTCATGACGGAACATGGGTAGCACACCCTGCATTGGTTTCGGTTGCTAAAGATATTTTTGATCAGCATATGCCTTCAAAAAACCAGATTGATAAAAAATTTGAATACAATATAGAGGAAAGTGACCTGCTTGAAATTCCAAAAGGAGATATTACAGAGAAAGGAGTGAGAAAAAATATCAATGTAGGAATTCTTTATCTCGAAAGTTGGCTGATGGGAACCGGTGCCGCTGCTATTTATAATCTGATGGAAGATGCTGCTACTGCTGAAATTTCAAGAACACAGATCTGGCAATGGCTGAAAAATGAAGCCGTATTAAGTGATGACAGAACATTAACCCGCAATATGGTTCTTCAGTGGGAATCTGAAGAAATGGAAAATATTGAAAAATATGTAGGAGAAGCCCGCTTTAAGAATGGAAAATTTAATCTGGCCAAAGAACTTTTCAATGAACTGATATTCTCGGAAAAGTTTGAAGAGTTTTTAACCTTAAAAGCCTATCCATTTATATAA
- a CDS encoding helix-turn-helix domain-containing protein, with amino-acid sequence MNSESDYIKTVFGLKLKQQRQKKNWSLQDLAVKTGLSKSYLNEIENGKKYPKHDKIIQLSEALTCTFDDLVSTKLDKSLAPFNEILQSDFFKEVPLELFGINKNNLISIISDAPKKVTAFINALIEISQNYNLGKERFYFAVLRSFQELYDNYFPEIEDKVNQFTEENHLQIDKNLKSDILENILKEHFDYTIQSEDFERYGTLNNLRSLFIPEKKLLLLNKKLEKDQKTFIMAKEIGFNVLELKVRPTTYSWLDFGSFEEILNNFYASYFAGALLISKESAIEKTSEFFQQNTWVPDNFASLINSFTHSPETFYYRLTNILSAEMGIKDLFYLCLVKKKGSEKIQILKELHLNHQQAPHANAMNEHYCRRWIAVKNLHHLKENETLTDAQISHYKDQGISYLVISTSQKNPFSDGSNRSYCLGILLNPQTIKKIGFIKSPSLETINVGVTCESCSIPDCEVRQAPPVRLEKEHFNLSMKNAIEKIKKDF; translated from the coding sequence ATGAATTCAGAAAGCGATTATATCAAAACAGTTTTCGGACTAAAACTGAAACAGCAGAGACAAAAGAAAAACTGGTCTCTGCAGGACCTTGCAGTAAAAACCGGGTTATCAAAATCTTATCTTAATGAAATTGAGAACGGAAAGAAATATCCGAAACACGATAAAATCATTCAGCTTTCTGAGGCTCTGACCTGCACATTTGACGATCTTGTTTCTACTAAACTGGATAAAAGCCTCGCGCCTTTTAATGAAATCCTTCAGTCTGATTTCTTCAAGGAAGTTCCTTTGGAATTATTCGGAATTAACAAGAATAACCTTATCAGCATCATCAGCGATGCCCCTAAAAAGGTAACAGCTTTCATTAATGCGCTGATAGAAATTTCCCAGAACTACAATCTTGGAAAGGAAAGGTTTTATTTTGCCGTTTTGAGATCATTCCAGGAGTTATATGACAATTACTTCCCGGAAATTGAAGATAAGGTAAACCAGTTTACCGAAGAAAATCATCTACAAATTGATAAAAATTTAAAGTCTGATATTCTTGAAAATATTCTTAAGGAGCATTTCGACTATACGATTCAATCTGAAGATTTTGAACGCTATGGTACCCTGAACAATCTGCGATCTTTGTTTATTCCGGAGAAAAAATTACTGCTTCTGAACAAAAAGCTTGAGAAGGATCAGAAAACTTTTATTATGGCTAAGGAAATCGGATTCAATGTTCTGGAATTGAAAGTTCGCCCTACTACCTATTCCTGGCTTGACTTCGGGAGTTTTGAAGAAATCCTCAATAATTTCTATGCATCTTATTTTGCGGGAGCTTTATTAATTTCAAAGGAATCAGCCATTGAAAAGACCTCAGAATTTTTTCAGCAAAATACATGGGTACCCGACAACTTTGCCAGCCTTATCAACAGTTTCACACACTCTCCTGAAACTTTTTATTACCGTTTAACCAACATTCTTTCTGCAGAGATGGGAATTAAGGATCTATTTTATTTATGCCTGGTTAAAAAGAAAGGCTCAGAAAAGATTCAGATTCTTAAGGAGCTCCATCTTAACCACCAGCAGGCCCCCCACGCCAATGCCATGAATGAACATTACTGCAGAAGATGGATTGCCGTGAAAAACCTTCATCATTTAAAGGAAAATGAAACGCTGACTGATGCTCAAATCTCTCATTATAAAGACCAGGGAATAAGCTATCTGGTTATTTCCACTTCTCAGAAAAACCCTTTCTCCGACGGCAGTAACAGAAGTTATTGCCTGGGAATTTTACTAAACCCACAAACGATTAAAAAAATAGGTTTTATAAAATCTCCGTCATTAGAAACCATTAATGTTGGAGTAACCTGTGAATCCTGCAGCATTCCAGATTGTGAGGTAAGACAGGCACCTCCAGTCCGACTTGAAAAAGAGCATTTCAACCTCAGCATGAAGAATGCCATAGAGAAGATAAAAAAAGATTTTTAA
- a CDS encoding ComF family protein — translation MILDLLFPNRCLHCNRIIETNLLVCDLCFRQIHFTHYDYSKNNPVKEQCKLFFPVENTYALFQFEEDSLSRKIIHELKYRNREITGKILAEWTTERLDFKDQKPDLLVSVPLHPKKLRERGYNQLHLYTETLSEYYDIPFDNQLIKRNHYSKAQALKDKKHRLETVNTFSVTQPITGKHILLIDDVFTTGTTVSSIAWEILNAGKNKVSVLVMAMDV, via the coding sequence ATGATATTAGACTTACTCTTTCCCAACCGCTGCCTTCACTGCAACAGAATTATTGAGACTAATCTTCTGGTTTGTGACCTTTGTTTTAGACAGATTCACTTTACGCACTATGATTATTCCAAAAACAATCCGGTTAAAGAACAATGCAAACTCTTTTTCCCCGTTGAGAATACTTATGCCCTTTTTCAGTTTGAAGAGGACAGTTTAAGCAGGAAAATCATTCATGAACTGAAATACAGAAATAGAGAAATTACCGGAAAAATACTTGCAGAATGGACTACTGAACGATTGGATTTTAAAGATCAGAAACCAGATCTTTTGGTAAGTGTTCCGCTTCATCCTAAAAAATTAAGAGAAAGAGGTTATAACCAACTTCATTTATATACAGAAACTCTTTCAGAATACTATGATATCCCATTTGACAATCAATTAATCAAGAGAAACCATTACTCCAAAGCCCAAGCCCTGAAGGATAAGAAGCATAGGCTTGAAACGGTTAACACTTTTTCGGTCACCCAGCCAATCACAGGAAAACATATTCTTCTGATTGATGATGTTTTTACAACAGGAACTACTGTTTCATCTATTGCCTGGGAGATTTTAAATGCTGGTAAGAATAAAGTGAGTGTACTGGTCATGGCGATGGATGTATAG
- a CDS encoding alpha/beta fold hydrolase produces the protein MLNLILLHGALGHSEIFTPYLNSLSTYFTVHTPLFSGHGHTDLPSDGISIEKYTQELTEYCIKNNLTDVYILGHSMGGYVALCYAMKHPENVNSIMTLGTKFEWNEEQALKESKMLNPEVILEKVPQYAQLLEKQHGSKWKQLLPAIADLMIDLGKNPPLKDHLASINTPVQIMVGDNDSMVTLEESAHVYRNLPKAKLAVLPETKHPMDKVRPNLLLSLIKDFWNLS, from the coding sequence ATGTTGAATTTGATTTTATTACATGGAGCTTTAGGTCATTCTGAAATATTCACCCCTTATCTGAACAGTCTTTCCACATACTTTACCGTCCATACTCCTTTATTTTCAGGGCATGGACATACTGATCTTCCTTCAGATGGAATCAGTATAGAAAAATATACTCAGGAATTAACTGAATATTGCATAAAAAATAATTTAACGGATGTATATATCCTGGGACACAGCATGGGTGGATATGTTGCTCTTTGCTATGCGATGAAACACCCTGAAAATGTCAATTCCATTATGACATTGGGCACAAAATTCGAATGGAACGAGGAACAGGCTTTAAAAGAAAGTAAAATGCTTAACCCGGAAGTTATTCTTGAAAAAGTTCCACAATACGCCCAGCTCTTAGAAAAACAGCATGGTTCAAAATGGAAACAATTACTTCCTGCTATTGCTGATTTAATGATTGACCTTGGGAAAAATCCTCCATTAAAAGATCATCTTGCTTCTATCAATACTCCTGTTCAAATCATGGTGGGAGATAATGACAGTATGGTAACACTAGAAGAAAGTGCCCATGTATATAGAAACCTGCCTAAAGCAAAATTGGCCGTACTTCCGGAGACGAAACATCCCATGGATAAAGTACGACCTAATTTATTATTGAGTTTAATAAAAGATTTCTGGAATCTGTCTTAA
- the upp gene encoding uracil phosphoribosyltransferase produces the protein MLTILSQNFSLVNEWINELRNVQVQHDRMRFRRNMERIGEIAAFEISKGLEVREVEIQTPLDTIKSKEIAVQPVITTILRAGVPLFEGILNYLDRADCGFVAAYRKHDANDYFSIKQDYLTCPSIEGRPLIVADPMLATGASLIEAIKDLLTNGNPTQLHIVAAIASRQGVETIQKAYPDAHIWVGAIDEDLTSKGYITPGLGDAGDLSYGEKLQR, from the coding sequence ATGCTTACTATTTTATCGCAAAATTTTTCCCTTGTTAACGAATGGATTAATGAACTTCGAAATGTTCAGGTTCAGCATGACCGGATGAGATTCCGAAGAAATATGGAAAGAATCGGAGAAATTGCGGCCTTTGAAATCAGTAAAGGACTGGAAGTAAGAGAAGTTGAAATTCAGACCCCTTTAGATACCATTAAAAGCAAGGAAATTGCGGTACAGCCGGTAATTACAACCATCTTAAGAGCTGGAGTCCCGTTATTTGAAGGAATCCTTAACTATCTTGACAGGGCCGACTGCGGTTTTGTAGCTGCTTACAGAAAACACGATGCCAACGACTATTTCTCCATTAAGCAAGACTATCTTACCTGTCCGAGCATTGAAGGAAGACCACTGATTGTAGCTGACCCCATGCTAGCAACCGGAGCTTCCCTGATTGAAGCTATTAAAGACCTGTTGACAAACGGAAACCCAACTCAGCTTCACATTGTAGCAGCTATTGCTTCAAGACAAGGTGTTGAAACCATTCAGAAAGCATATCCGGATGCTCATATCTGGGTAGGAGCCATTGATGAAGATTTAACATCAAAAGGATATATCACTCCGGGACTGGGTGATGCCGGAGATCTAAGCTACGGAGAAAAATTACAAAGATAA
- the der gene encoding ribosome biogenesis GTPase Der, with product MSNIVAIVGRPNVGKSTLFNRLLERREAIVDSTAGVTRDRHYGKSDWNGVDFTVIDTGGYDVGTDDIFEEEIRKQVQLAVDEATSIIFMMNVEEGLTDTDHEIYRLLRRSNKPIYIVVNKVDSAKEELAATEFYQLGIEKYYTLSSATGSGTGDLLDDIVKDFPTTEYKDPFEGLPKITIAGRPNVGKSTMTNALLDVERNIVTDIAGTTRDSIQTLYNKFGHEFVLVDTAGMRRKSKVNEDLEFYSVMRSIRSIEYSDVVIIMVDATQGWESQDMNIFGLAQKNRKGIVILVNKWDLIEDKQTNTMRDFEKSIKDKIGQFQDIPILFVSALTKQRILKAVDVAMQVYEDRKKKIKTSKLNEVMLPIFENTPPPALKGKYIKIKYCVQLPTPSPQFVFFCNLPQYVKEPYKRFTENQLRKEFGFTGVPIEVYFRQK from the coding sequence ATGTCAAATATTGTCGCAATCGTTGGGCGTCCCAACGTAGGAAAATCCACGCTTTTTAACCGTTTATTGGAAAGAAGAGAGGCTATTGTAGATTCTACAGCCGGTGTTACCAGAGACCGTCATTACGGAAAATCTGACTGGAATGGAGTAGATTTTACCGTAATTGATACCGGAGGATATGATGTAGGTACAGATGATATCTTTGAAGAAGAGATCCGTAAGCAGGTACAATTAGCAGTAGATGAAGCTACTTCCATTATCTTTATGATGAACGTAGAAGAAGGGCTTACAGATACCGATCACGAAATTTACAGACTCCTTAGAAGATCCAACAAACCAATCTATATTGTAGTTAACAAAGTAGATTCAGCGAAGGAGGAACTTGCTGCAACAGAATTCTACCAGTTAGGAATCGAGAAATATTACACCCTTTCTTCTGCTACAGGTTCAGGAACCGGAGATCTGTTGGATGATATTGTTAAAGATTTCCCTACTACAGAATATAAAGATCCTTTCGAAGGATTGCCTAAGATCACTATTGCAGGTCGTCCGAATGTAGGAAAATCTACAATGACCAATGCTTTATTGGATGTAGAAAGAAACATTGTAACAGATATCGCAGGAACTACAAGAGACAGTATCCAGACTTTATACAATAAATTCGGTCACGAGTTTGTATTGGTAGATACAGCCGGAATGAGAAGAAAGTCTAAAGTAAATGAGGACCTGGAATTCTATTCCGTAATGAGATCTATCCGTTCCATTGAATATTCTGATGTTGTGATCATCATGGTGGATGCTACTCAGGGATGGGAATCTCAGGATATGAACATCTTCGGATTGGCACAGAAAAACAGAAAAGGAATTGTAATCCTTGTGAATAAATGGGATTTGATTGAAGACAAGCAAACCAATACCATGCGTGATTTCGAAAAATCAATCAAAGATAAAATCGGTCAGTTCCAGGATATTCCAATCCTTTTCGTATCAGCTTTAACGAAGCAGAGAATCCTTAAAGCAGTGGATGTAGCAATGCAGGTGTATGAAGACCGTAAAAAGAAGATCAAAACTTCAAAACTAAATGAAGTAATGCTTCCTATTTTCGAAAATACACCACCACCGGCGCTGAAAGGAAAATACATCAAAATTAAATATTGTGTTCAGCTTCCTACACCGTCTCCGCAGTTTGTATTCTTCTGTAATCTGCCACAGTATGTGAAAGAACCATATAAGAGATTTACTGAAAACCAGTTGAGAAAAGAATTCGGGTTTACCGGAGTTCCGATTGAAGTGTATTTCAGACAAAAATAA
- the katG gene encoding catalase/peroxidase HPI: protein MEKDLNDISKCPFHNGTMKKNVAGGGTQNKDWWPDQLRVDLLRQHSSLSNPMDKDFDYAEAFKNLDLEAVKKDLHALMTDSQDWWPADFGHYGPLFIRMAWHSAGTYRVGDGRGGAGAGQQRFAPLNSWPDNVSLDKARRLLWPIKQKYGKNISWADLLILTGNVALESMGFKTFGFAGGRADVWEPDADVYWGTEKTWLGGDLRYAHGSEGVMEGHAAVLPTDDKADGDIHSRNLENPLAAVQMGLIYVNPEGPDGNPDPVAAAKDIRDTFGRMAMNDEETVALIAGGHTFGKTHGAGPADHVGKEPEAAGIEQQGLGWASSYKSGSGRDAISSGLEVTWTETPTQWSNYFFKNLFENEWELTKSPAGAHQWVAKDGVEIIPDAFDSNKKHRPTMLTTDLSLRFDPVYEKISRHFYENPDAFADAFARAWFKLTHRDMGPRARYLGPDVPQEELIWQDPIPAVDHELVNDSDVEALKAKVLNSGLSISELASTAWASASTFRGSDKRGGANGARIRLEPQRNWAVNNPAQLQKVLGILEGIQNEFNTQNGSKKISLADLIVLGGSAAVEAAAKNAGHDVKVPFAPGRMDASQAQTDVESMGYLEPAADGFRNYLKTKFTVSTESLLIDKAQLLTLTAPELTVLVGGMRALDTNFDGSKHGVFTHRPGALTNDFFVNLLDMRTQWKAMSDDKEVYIGTDRKTGQPKWTATRADLVFGSNSELRAIAEVYGSADAQGKFINDFVSAWTKVMNLDRFDLV, encoded by the coding sequence ATGGAAAAAGATTTGAATGACATCAGTAAATGTCCGTTTCACAATGGAACAATGAAGAAGAATGTAGCAGGTGGGGGAACTCAGAACAAAGATTGGTGGCCGGATCAGTTAAGAGTGGATCTTCTGCGCCAGCATTCATCACTGTCTAACCCTATGGATAAAGACTTTGATTACGCAGAAGCATTTAAAAACCTTGATCTTGAGGCTGTAAAAAAAGATCTTCATGCTTTAATGACTGATTCTCAGGACTGGTGGCCTGCAGATTTTGGTCATTACGGGCCACTATTCATCCGTATGGCATGGCACAGTGCCGGAACGTACCGTGTAGGAGACGGTAGAGGTGGAGCAGGAGCAGGGCAACAGCGTTTTGCACCCCTGAACAGCTGGCCGGATAACGTAAGCCTTGATAAGGCAAGAAGGCTACTGTGGCCTATCAAACAGAAATATGGTAAAAATATATCATGGGCAGACCTTTTAATTCTTACAGGAAATGTAGCGCTGGAGTCTATGGGATTCAAAACCTTTGGATTCGCAGGAGGCCGTGCAGATGTATGGGAACCTGATGCTGATGTATACTGGGGAACAGAAAAAACATGGCTGGGTGGTGATTTACGTTATGCCCACGGTTCTGAAGGAGTAATGGAAGGTCATGCTGCAGTTCTTCCTACTGATGATAAAGCAGATGGAGATATCCACTCAAGAAATCTTGAAAATCCATTAGCAGCAGTACAAATGGGGTTAATTTATGTAAATCCTGAAGGACCGGATGGAAACCCGGATCCGGTTGCAGCTGCTAAAGATATCAGAGATACTTTCGGACGTATGGCTATGAATGATGAAGAAACAGTTGCTTTGATCGCAGGTGGGCATACTTTCGGAAAAACCCATGGTGCAGGGCCTGCAGATCATGTTGGTAAAGAACCGGAAGCAGCCGGAATTGAACAACAGGGATTAGGATGGGCAAGCAGCTATAAATCAGGAAGCGGAAGAGATGCAATTTCCAGCGGACTGGAAGTAACCTGGACGGAAACTCCAACGCAGTGGAGCAACTATTTCTTTAAAAACTTATTTGAAAATGAATGGGAACTGACCAAAAGTCCTGCCGGAGCTCACCAATGGGTAGCAAAAGATGGAGTCGAGATCATTCCTGATGCATTCGATTCTAATAAAAAGCATAGGCCTACTATGTTGACAACAGATCTTTCTTTAAGATTTGATCCTGTTTACGAAAAAATTTCAAGACACTTCTACGAAAATCCTGATGCCTTTGCAGATGCTTTTGCAAGAGCCTGGTTTAAACTGACCCACAGAGATATGGGGCCGCGTGCCCGTTACCTGGGACCAGATGTACCACAGGAAGAATTGATCTGGCAGGATCCTATTCCGGCAGTAGATCATGAACTGGTTAATGATTCTGATGTTGAAGCTCTTAAAGCTAAAGTTTTAAACTCAGGGCTGAGTATTTCTGAACTGGCATCTACGGCATGGGCTTCTGCTTCTACTTTCAGAGGGAGTGATAAGAGAGGAGGTGCCAATGGTGCAAGAATAAGACTGGAACCTCAAAGAAACTGGGCCGTAAACAATCCGGCTCAATTGCAAAAAGTGTTGGGAATACTGGAAGGGATTCAAAATGAGTTCAATACTCAAAACGGAAGTAAAAAAATATCTTTAGCAGATTTAATTGTTCTGGGAGGAAGTGCTGCTGTAGAAGCGGCTGCAAAAAATGCAGGACATGATGTGAAAGTTCCTTTTGCACCGGGAAGAATGGATGCCTCTCAAGCACAAACAGATGTAGAATCTATGGGATATCTGGAACCTGCAGCTGATGGATTCCGTAATTATCTGAAAACAAAATTCACAGTTTCTACAGAGTCTTTATTAATTGATAAAGCACAGTTATTAACACTTACTGCTCCTGAATTAACTGTATTAGTTGGAGGAATGCGTGCTCTGGATACTAACTTTGACGGTTCTAAACATGGTGTGTTTACCCACCGCCCCGGAGCTCTTACCAATGATTTCTTTGTAAATCTTTTGGATATGAGAACGCAGTGGAAGGCTATGTCAGACGATAAGGAGGTGTATATTGGTACAGACCGTAAAACAGGACAGCCAAAATGGACGGCTACCCGTGCAGATCTTGTTTTCGGATCAAATTCTGAGCTGAGAGCCATTGCTGAGGTTTACGGAAGTGCTGATGCACAAGGTAAATTTATCAATGATTTTGTATCTGCCTGGACGAAGGTGATGAATCTGGATAGATTTGATCTGGTTTAA